In Croceicoccus sp. Ery15, a genomic segment contains:
- a CDS encoding DUF4136 domain-containing protein, whose amino-acid sequence MKTLYRGIMASIALASLAACSTTPKPSFSTEAAPDINLAGYTTYSWAFPKRGGGNPFVYERVQNAMDASLAQAGYKLVAEGQGDMELAFTLGARDKVDVTNWGPVGPYYPGYGMNYRYGWAYQYNQVDVRNVTEGSMALDVFDAKSNRPIWHGVASARIGSTDSPSDALIQSAVQGLVDRFSTASGK is encoded by the coding sequence ATGAAAACTCTCTATCGCGGCATCATGGCTTCGATCGCGCTGGCATCGCTGGCTGCATGTTCGACCACTCCCAAACCGAGCTTCAGCACCGAGGCGGCGCCCGATATCAATCTGGCCGGTTACACCACCTATAGCTGGGCCTTCCCCAAGCGCGGCGGCGGCAATCCGTTCGTCTACGAACGCGTCCAGAACGCGATGGACGCCAGTCTTGCGCAGGCCGGTTACAAGCTTGTCGCAGAGGGGCAGGGCGACATGGAACTGGCCTTTACCCTTGGCGCACGCGACAAGGTGGACGTGACCAACTGGGGTCCGGTCGGCCCGTATTACCCCGGTTATGGCATGAACTACCGCTATGGCTGGGCCTATCAGTATAATCAGGTCGATGTGCGCAATGTGACCGAAGGGTCGATGGCGCTGGACGTGTTCGATGCAAAGTCCAACCGCCCGATCTGGCACGGCGTCGCATCGGCCCGCATCGGTTCGACCGACAGCCCCAGCGACGCGCTAATCCAGTCGGCGGTGCAGGGTCTGGTCGACCGGTTTTCCACCGCCAGCGGCAAGTAA
- a CDS encoding efflux transporter outer membrane subunit — MRFRSKPLAALLAATALTACTVGPDHVSPAVPPAAQAGFIGAKGDRISDAAPVANWWQLYDDPVLDGLVADGLAANTDVRVAIARIERARASLRGSRAEALPQTGVNASGSYGRVSEGEVLPGMDREGRRVAGEFAVGYEVDLFGRVARGIEASQADYEAARQDADAVRVTVVADIVQAYVDAASSAEQIAVATRSLDLLSRSERITNARFERGLNQKLDVIRLTQLREEQAASIPAMVAQRDAALFRLATLTGRAPQDLPDAVRARGDTPDVGKVIPVGDGQILLARRPDVKAAERRLAADTARIGVATADLYPRITLGGAVSTNSVGDTAVLGSGPLGWLVGPMLSWAFPNQEAVRSRIEQSRADASADLALFDGTVLRALEETETALSAYRNALLRKERLQASRDAARRAADVSLARQSRGQIDALDALDAQRTLAQSDAQYAAATRSVAFAEVDLFRALGGSWSES, encoded by the coding sequence ATGCGTTTCAGATCGAAACCGTTGGCGGCGTTGCTGGCCGCCACCGCGCTGACCGCCTGCACCGTCGGGCCGGACCATGTGTCCCCCGCCGTGCCCCCCGCGGCCCAGGCCGGTTTTATCGGCGCAAAGGGCGACCGGATCAGCGATGCCGCGCCGGTGGCGAACTGGTGGCAGCTGTATGACGATCCGGTGCTGGATGGGCTGGTCGCCGACGGGCTGGCCGCCAATACCGATGTGCGCGTGGCCATCGCGCGGATCGAACGCGCGCGGGCATCGCTGCGCGGGTCGCGGGCAGAGGCCTTGCCGCAGACCGGCGTGAACGCGTCGGGCAGCTATGGCCGGGTGTCCGAAGGTGAGGTGTTGCCCGGCATGGACCGCGAAGGGCGCCGTGTCGCGGGTGAATTCGCGGTCGGCTATGAAGTCGATCTGTTCGGCCGCGTGGCACGCGGGATAGAGGCATCGCAAGCCGATTACGAAGCCGCGCGGCAGGATGCCGATGCCGTGCGCGTGACGGTGGTGGCCGATATCGTGCAGGCCTATGTCGATGCCGCCAGCAGTGCCGAGCAGATCGCGGTTGCGACGCGTTCGCTCGACTTGCTCAGCCGGTCCGAACGGATCACCAATGCGCGGTTCGAACGGGGGCTGAATCAAAAGCTCGACGTGATCCGGCTGACCCAGTTGCGCGAAGAACAGGCCGCATCGATCCCGGCCATGGTCGCGCAGCGCGATGCGGCGCTGTTCCGGCTGGCGACATTGACGGGCCGCGCGCCGCAGGACTTGCCCGATGCTGTGCGGGCACGGGGCGATACGCCCGATGTGGGGAAAGTGATACCGGTAGGCGACGGCCAGATCCTGCTGGCGCGCCGCCCCGACGTAAAGGCGGCGGAACGGCGGCTGGCGGCCGATACGGCGCGCATCGGCGTGGCGACGGCGGATCTTTATCCGCGCATCACACTGGGCGGGGCGGTCAGCACCAATTCGGTGGGCGATACGGCCGTGCTGGGATCGGGTCCGCTGGGCTGGCTGGTCGGCCCGATGCTGTCATGGGCCTTTCCCAATCAGGAAGCGGTGCGGTCGCGCATCGAACAAAGCCGCGCCGATGCCAGTGCCGATCTGGCGCTGTTCGACGGCACCGTTCTGCGCGCATTGGAAGAGACCGAGACCGCGCTGTCAGCCTATCGCAACGCGCTGCTGCGCAAGGAGCGGTTGCAAGCGTCGCGCGATGCGGCACGCCGCGCCGCCGATGTCAGCCTTGCGCGCCAGAGCCGCGGCCAGATCGACGCGCTGGATGCGCTGGATGCGCAGCGGACACTGGCCCAGTCCGACGCGCAATATGCTGCGGCGACGCGTTCGGTGGCCTTTGCAGAGGTCGATCTGTTCCGCGCATTGGGCGGAAGCTGGAGCGAAAGCTGA
- a CDS encoding efflux RND transporter permease subunit, whose product MRFSRFFIDRPIFAGVIAVLITVVGLLAYLGLPVTQYPDVVPPTVTVTAQYPGASAETVADTVAAPIEQEINGVDDMLYMDSQSTGDGKVTITVTFAIGTDLDAAQVLVQNRVAIAEPRLPESVRAMGVVTKKSSPDFLMVVNLQSPDGTYDRSYLSNYALTQVKDRLARQDGVGDVQLFGARDYGMRIWIDPGKAAARDLTADEIVSALRAQNVQVSAGALGQPPYDRAAPQAGAYQVGVELQGRLSTPEEFGNVIVRTDADGGQVRVRDVARIELGAQDYTLNTYLSGKPTVVIAVLQRPGSNALDAAKAVRAEMDDLQASFPEGLEYSVIYNPTEFIGQSIEAVYDTLFEAVILVVLVILVFLQNWRAAVIPIVAIPVSLVGTAVMLAALGYSLNNLSLFGLVLAIGIVVDDAIVVVENVERYIEEGLKPLDAARRSMDEVSGALIAIVLVLCAVFVPTVFIDGISGQFYKQFAVTIATATVISLIVSLTLSPALAAVLLRERERVGSDAPRWNRMLEQAGDRFNRGFERMSHAYARLTFTLVKRPLRMMAGYAALIVATVGLFWSTPAGFIPQQDQGYFMAAIFLPPGSSLARTDEATREVAQRILPTKGIKGAVMFAGFNGPSRTASPDSAAIYFPYESFEDRAEMGVTEADIMASAQEAMAGFDKGTVILVPPPTINGIVPPGGYRMIVEDKEGRGYAELAKATQQLVAQANRQPELQQVYTLFNMASPRVHADIDRRKADMLGVAPERVFATLQTYLGSTFINDFNLLGRTYRVTAQADAQFRGSTADIANLKTRSDSGAMVPIGSVATFQDVTGPYRVTRYNLQRAIEVDGSVAPGFSTGQALSTMERIADETLPAGYDTEWTGIAYQQSMAGNTAGVVFGMAVLFVFLVLAAQYESLTLPLAIILIVPMCLFAAMLGVNLRGMDNNILTQIGLVVLIALAAKNAILVVEFARQAEDERGLSIVDAAVYAARTRLRPILMTSLAFILGTVPLVIASGAGAELRQALGTAVFFGMTGVTVFGLLFTPTFYVVCRTLAERLRRRKDGPARDAQGPDPVLLPAE is encoded by the coding sequence ATGCGCTTTTCACGCTTTTTCATCGACCGCCCGATCTTTGCGGGCGTGATCGCGGTGCTGATCACCGTCGTCGGCCTGCTCGCCTATCTCGGCCTGCCGGTCACCCAATATCCCGATGTCGTACCGCCGACCGTAACCGTGACCGCCCAATATCCGGGCGCGTCGGCGGAAACCGTGGCCGACACCGTCGCCGCTCCGATCGAGCAGGAGATCAATGGCGTCGACGACATGCTGTATATGGATTCGCAGTCCACCGGCGACGGCAAGGTCACGATTACGGTGACATTCGCCATCGGCACCGACCTCGATGCCGCGCAAGTGCTGGTGCAGAACCGCGTGGCGATTGCCGAACCGCGCCTGCCGGAATCGGTGCGCGCGATGGGCGTGGTCACCAAAAAGAGCAGCCCCGACTTTCTGATGGTCGTCAATCTGCAATCGCCCGACGGAACCTATGACCGGTCCTATCTGTCGAACTATGCGCTGACGCAGGTAAAGGACCGTCTGGCACGGCAGGACGGTGTGGGCGATGTGCAGCTTTTCGGCGCGCGCGATTACGGCATGCGGATCTGGATCGATCCGGGCAAGGCCGCCGCGCGCGACCTGACCGCCGACGAAATCGTATCGGCCCTGCGTGCGCAAAACGTGCAGGTGTCGGCCGGCGCATTGGGCCAGCCACCCTATGACCGGGCCGCCCCGCAAGCGGGCGCCTATCAGGTGGGGGTCGAGCTTCAGGGCCGCCTGTCCACGCCGGAGGAATTCGGCAATGTGATCGTCCGCACCGATGCCGATGGCGGACAGGTGCGCGTGCGCGATGTCGCCCGAATCGAACTGGGCGCGCAGGATTACACGCTCAACACCTATCTGTCAGGCAAGCCGACCGTGGTGATCGCGGTGCTGCAACGTCCCGGTTCCAACGCGCTGGACGCGGCAAAGGCGGTGCGCGCGGAAATGGACGATCTGCAGGCCAGCTTTCCCGAAGGTCTGGAATATTCGGTGATCTATAACCCCACCGAATTCATCGGCCAGTCCATCGAAGCAGTATACGACACGCTGTTCGAGGCCGTGATCCTCGTCGTCCTAGTCATCCTTGTCTTTCTGCAGAACTGGCGCGCGGCGGTGATTCCGATCGTCGCCATTCCCGTGTCGCTGGTCGGGACGGCGGTGATGCTGGCGGCTTTGGGCTATTCGCTCAATAATCTGTCGCTCTTCGGGCTGGTGCTCGCCATCGGGATCGTGGTCGACGATGCGATCGTGGTGGTCGAAAACGTCGAACGCTATATCGAGGAAGGCCTGAAACCGCTGGACGCCGCGCGCCGTTCGATGGACGAGGTTTCGGGCGCGCTGATCGCCATCGTGCTGGTGCTGTGCGCCGTGTTCGTGCCGACCGTGTTCATCGACGGCATCTCGGGCCAGTTCTACAAGCAGTTCGCAGTGACGATCGCGACCGCGACGGTCATCTCGCTGATCGTATCGCTGACCCTGTCGCCCGCGCTGGCCGCGGTGCTTCTGCGCGAGCGGGAGCGCGTGGGCAGCGATGCGCCGCGCTGGAACCGCATGCTGGAACAGGCGGGCGACCGCTTTAACCGCGGGTTCGAGCGGATGAGCCATGCCTATGCAAGGCTGACCTTTACGCTGGTCAAACGCCCGCTGCGCATGATGGCAGGCTATGCCGCGCTGATCGTGGCGACCGTGGGACTGTTCTGGTCCACCCCTGCCGGTTTCATCCCGCAGCAGGATCAGGGCTATTTCATGGCCGCGATCTTCCTGCCGCCCGGATCGTCGCTGGCACGCACGGACGAGGCGACGCGCGAGGTGGCGCAGCGCATCCTGCCGACAAAGGGGATCAAGGGCGCGGTGATGTTCGCCGGTTTCAACGGCCCGTCGCGCACCGCATCCCCCGATTCCGCCGCGATCTACTTCCCCTATGAAAGTTTCGAGGACCGCGCAGAGATGGGCGTGACCGAAGCCGACATCATGGCCAGCGCGCAGGAAGCGATGGCCGGGTTCGACAAGGGCACCGTCATCCTTGTCCCGCCGCCCACCATCAACGGCATCGTGCCGCCCGGCGGCTATCGCATGATCGTCGAGGACAAGGAGGGTCGCGGCTATGCCGAGCTGGCCAAGGCGACCCAGCAACTGGTGGCGCAGGCCAACCGGCAACCCGAATTGCAGCAGGTCTATACGCTGTTCAACATGGCCAGCCCGCGCGTCCATGCCGATATTGACCGGCGCAAGGCGGATATGCTGGGCGTGGCGCCCGAACGGGTGTTCGCGACGCTGCAGACCTATCTGGGATCGACCTTCATCAACGATTTCAACCTGCTGGGCCGCACCTATCGCGTGACGGCACAGGCCGATGCGCAATTCCGCGGATCGACGGCGGATATCGCCAATCTGAAAACGCGGTCGGATTCGGGTGCCATGGTGCCGATCGGTTCGGTCGCCACGTTTCAGGATGTGACCGGCCCCTATCGCGTCACGCGCTATAATCTGCAGCGCGCGATAGAGGTGGATGGCAGCGTCGCACCGGGTTTCTCGACCGGCCAGGCGCTGAGCACGATGGAGCGGATCGCGGATGAAACGCTGCCAGCCGGTTACGATACCGAATGGACGGGCATCGCGTATCAGCAGTCCATGGCGGGCAATACGGCGGGTGTCGTGTTCGGCATGGCGGTGCTGTTCGTGTTCCTTGTGCTGGCCGCGCAATATGAAAGCCTGACCTTGCCGCTGGCGATCATCCTGATCGTGCCCATGTGCCTGTTCGCGGCCATGCTGGGCGTGAACCTGCGGGGCATGGATAATAACATCCTGACGCAGATCGGTCTGGTGGTGCTGATCGCTCTGGCGGCGAAGAATGCGATCCTTGTGGTCGAATTCGCCAGACAGGCCGAGGACGAGCGCGGTTTGTCCATCGTGGATGCGGCGGTCTATGCCGCCCGCACCCGCCTTCGCCCGATCCTGATGACGTCGCTGGCCTTTATCCTTGGCACCGTGCCGCTGGTGATCGCCAGCGGGGCAGGCGCGGAACTGCGGCAGGCGCTGGGCACGGCGGTGTTCTTCGGCATGACCGGCGTTACCGTTTTCGGCCTGCTGTTCACCCCGACCTTCTATGTGGTGTGCCGCACGCTGGCCGAACGTTTGCGCCGCCGCAAGGACGGACCCGCCCGCGACGCGCAGGGCCCCGATCCCGTCCTGCTTCCCGCCGAATGA
- a CDS encoding efflux RND transporter periplasmic adaptor subunit, protein MNMQTTIDTFFVREQGEGETTPTRKPRPRTWAAGGLTLALIAGLGWHFLSDNPAEAMAPAMPPVAAAQPLVREVTEWDDYIGQFAPSQMVEVRPRVSGAVTAIHFRDGDYVRKGQVLFTVDPRPYRAALEEARADVAAASSALALARSDYDRVAGLSGDEAMAASEVEQLQTRVRSASAALNAARARADRRALDVEFATVRAPISGRISDRRVDIGNLVSGDNGAGATLLTTINALDPIYFNFDVSESLFLKAQRNLAETGDARVQVRLQDEADYRWDGTLDFTDNGLDPHSGTIRVRAVLRNPDGFLRPGMFGNMRLADGGKVKALLVPDDAVQSDQARKIVLTVDSRGTIVAKPVELGPMVQGLRVIRAGLSPDDRVVISNYQMAVTGAKVDTKRGQIAFPQAAATTQAQPAGPVASQATLAN, encoded by the coding sequence ATGAACATGCAGACCACGATCGACACCTTCTTCGTCCGCGAACAGGGTGAGGGCGAAACCACCCCCACTCGCAAACCGCGCCCGCGCACATGGGCGGCCGGCGGGCTGACTCTGGCCCTGATCGCAGGGCTGGGCTGGCATTTCCTGTCCGACAATCCGGCAGAGGCCATGGCTCCCGCCATGCCGCCCGTCGCCGCCGCGCAGCCCCTGGTGCGGGAAGTGACCGAATGGGACGATTATATCGGCCAGTTCGCGCCAAGCCAGATGGTCGAAGTGCGCCCGCGCGTATCGGGCGCGGTGACCGCGATCCATTTCCGCGACGGCGATTATGTGCGCAAGGGGCAGGTGCTCTTCACCGTCGACCCGCGCCCCTATCGCGCCGCGTTGGAAGAAGCCCGCGCCGATGTCGCCGCTGCCAGCAGCGCCCTGGCGCTGGCCCGATCCGACTACGACCGCGTAGCCGGATTGTCGGGTGACGAGGCAATGGCCGCAAGCGAAGTCGAACAGCTGCAAACCCGCGTCCGTTCGGCCAGCGCGGCGCTGAATGCCGCGCGCGCACGCGCCGACCGGCGCGCGCTCGATGTCGAATTCGCGACCGTGCGCGCTCCGATTTCGGGCCGCATTTCGGACCGGCGGGTCGATATCGGCAATCTGGTGTCGGGCGATAACGGAGCTGGCGCGACATTGCTGACCACGATCAACGCGCTCGATCCGATCTATTTCAACTTCGACGTTTCGGAATCGCTGTTCCTGAAAGCGCAGCGCAATTTGGCGGAAACCGGCGATGCACGGGTTCAGGTGCGCCTGCAGGACGAGGCGGATTACCGCTGGGACGGCACGCTGGACTTTACCGACAACGGGCTGGATCCGCATTCGGGCACGATCCGGGTGCGCGCGGTATTGCGCAATCCCGACGGTTTCCTGCGCCCCGGCATGTTCGGCAATATGCGACTGGCCGATGGCGGCAAGGTAAAGGCATTGCTGGTGCCCGACGATGCCGTGCAATCGGATCAGGCGCGCAAGATCGTGCTGACGGTCGATAGCCGTGGCACGATTGTTGCCAAGCCCGTCGAACTTGGCCCCATGGTGCAGGGGCTGCGCGTGATCCGCGCCGGTCTTTCGCCCGACGACCGCGTCGTCATATCGAATTACCAGATGGCGGTGACCGGCGCGAAGGTCGATACCAAGCGCGGGCAGATCGCGTTCCCGCAGGCCGCTGCCACCACCCAAGCCCAACCCGCTGGCCCCGTCGCGTCGCAGGCAACGCTGGCCAACTGA
- a CDS encoding TetR/AcrR family transcriptional regulator, with amino-acid sequence MKCPEAQTPETQTKARGRPREFDPDCALGAALTVFWQHGYEGASMALLTEAMGITKPSLYACFGNKEALFKQALDLYERDKLAYINWALEAETARGVAERLLRGAVETHCGGQDPHGCMGVISMIGSKAEDASIRDHVIERRKSSEAAMIARFERAKAEGDLPPHIEPAVLVHYISTVIGGMQVRAQAGATREELNAIIDMMLTVWAEPQPA; translated from the coding sequence ATGAAATGCCCTGAAGCCCAGACTCCTGAAACCCAGACCAAGGCACGCGGGCGCCCGCGGGAGTTCGATCCCGATTGCGCGCTGGGCGCGGCACTGACCGTGTTCTGGCAGCACGGGTACGAAGGCGCGTCCATGGCCCTGCTGACCGAGGCGATGGGCATTACCAAGCCCAGCCTCTATGCCTGTTTCGGCAACAAGGAAGCGCTCTTCAAACAGGCGCTTGACCTGTATGAGCGGGACAAGCTTGCCTATATCAACTGGGCGCTGGAGGCCGAGACGGCGCGCGGCGTTGCCGAACGGCTGCTGCGCGGTGCGGTCGAAACCCATTGCGGCGGGCAAGACCCGCATGGCTGCATGGGCGTGATCAGCATGATCGGCAGCAAGGCCGAGGATGCGTCGATCCGCGACCATGTCATCGAACGGCGCAAATCGTCGGAAGCGGCCATGATCGCGCGATTCGAACGAGCCAAGGCCGAGGGTGACCTGCCCCCGCATATCGAACCGGCGGTTTTGGTCCATTATATCTCCACCGTGATCGGCGGCATGCAGGTGAGGGCGCAGGCCGGTGCGACGCGCGAAGAACTCAATGCAATCATCGACATGATGCTGACCGTCTGGGCAGAGCCACAGCCCGCGTAA